A single region of the Lycium barbarum isolate Lr01 chromosome 2, ASM1917538v2, whole genome shotgun sequence genome encodes:
- the LOC132626354 gene encoding uncharacterized protein LOC132626354 — MNNMKMWPTSNNPRVEPLVTRQLPGRPPKSRRKEVYESRKTRLISRRGAIMTCSTCQAKGYNKRGCPTVPRQTTETADQTVEEAQARTNRGRANKRRIEQEAASCGRVNASSNASGGATYQSQETQGTTSGHAAQPYKRPRIVGVGRLVADDGFTTQS, encoded by the exons ATGAACAATATGAAGATGTGGCCAACTTCTAATAATCCAAGAGTAGAGCCACTAGTAACCAGACAGCTTCCTGGAAGGCCACCAAAATCAAGAAGGAAGGAGGTCTATGAAAGTAGAAAAACAAGACTGATCAGCAGGAGGGGTGCTATTATGACTTGTAGTACTTGTCAGGCAAAAGGATACAATAAAAGAGGATGTCCAACAGTTCCAAGGCAAACCACAGAAACAGCAGATCAAACAGTAGAGGAAGCACAG GCTAGAACAAACAGAGGAAGGGCAAACAAAAGGAGGATAGAACAGGAAGCTGCAAGTTGTGGAAGGGTAAATGCAAGTTCAAATGCTAGTGGTGGTGCAACATATCAAAGTCAAGAAACTCAAGGAACAACTAGTGGACATGCTGCACAACCTTATAAAAGGCCAAGAATTGTGGGGGTTGGAAGATTGGTGGCTGATGATGGATTTACTACTCAAT CCTAG